A single Pedobacter sp. PACM 27299 DNA region contains:
- a CDS encoding EndoS/ChiA family endoglycosidase — translation MKNLKMCLIVVAGACFGVACKKSGESRGILATGSLIDYKNSSHQLSVGYYRTWRDSVTATGNTTSMRRLPDSLDMVMVFPDYTPPENAYWNVLKTNYVPYLHNKGTKVIITIGDLGSATTTGAQDSTGYALWAKSINDKWVVEYNLDGIDIDVESNPTGTTLTKKVAATKALSKYFGPKSGTGKKFIYDTNQNPTSFFTQSYKCFDYTFLQAYGRSTANLTSTFNLYAAYITPDKFLPGFSFYEENGSNWGDVVFPDPTFQSRCYKYAAWQPSQGIKGGVFSYAIDRDIPYITNSIVAPDYAITKRMIKLMNP, via the coding sequence ATGAAAAATTTGAAAATGTGTTTAATTGTTGTGGCCGGAGCTTGCTTCGGTGTGGCTTGTAAGAAGTCGGGCGAGTCAAGAGGGATCCTGGCAACAGGAAGTTTAATCGATTACAAAAATAGTTCGCATCAGCTGTCAGTTGGCTATTACCGAACCTGGCGCGATAGCGTGACGGCAACAGGAAATACGACCAGTATGCGCCGATTGCCAGATAGTCTGGACATGGTCATGGTTTTTCCTGATTATACACCGCCTGAAAATGCTTACTGGAACGTATTGAAAACTAATTATGTCCCTTATTTACACAACAAAGGCACCAAAGTAATCATTACCATTGGGGATTTAGGAAGTGCAACCACTACGGGCGCACAGGATTCTACAGGTTATGCCTTATGGGCAAAATCAATAAATGATAAATGGGTGGTAGAATACAACCTGGATGGGATAGATATTGACGTTGAAAGTAACCCTACAGGGACAACGTTAACCAAAAAGGTGGCGGCAACGAAAGCGCTATCTAAGTATTTCGGACCAAAATCCGGAACCGGTAAAAAGTTCATTTATGATACCAATCAAAACCCGACCAGCTTCTTTACACAGAGCTATAAATGTTTTGACTATACGTTTTTACAAGCTTATGGCAGGAGTACAGCAAACTTAACGAGTACTTTCAATTTGTATGCTGCTTACATAACTCCTGATAAGTTCCTTCCAGGCTTTTCTTTCTACGAGGAGAATGGTTCAAATTGGGGAGACGTAGTTTTTCCGGATCCTACTTTCCAAAGCCGGTGTTATAAATATGCAGCCTGGCAGCCTTCACAAGGTATAAAAGGAGGGGTATTCTCTTACGCGATAGACCGCGACATTCCTTACATCACCAATAGTATTGTGGCGCCGGATTATGCAATTACAAAACGCATGATTAAATTGATGAATCCTTAA